One Drosophila willistoni isolate 14030-0811.24 chromosome 2R unlocalized genomic scaffold, UCI_dwil_1.1 Seg167, whole genome shotgun sequence DNA segment encodes these proteins:
- the LOC6642347 gene encoding putative inorganic phosphate cotransporter — MIYNLYDYNHRKMYSIQVKLRAFFNYLCVQQRVILCFFSFLAIINAYTMRLCLDLSLNRIVLDCKEEHVDQKKTKENWILDLAVAINQTAFLLSSRLAAGKEEKLKPQLAQHQQQQQQLVPIPHTTGPTGISCAELWSRQSQSLVIISFYAGYMLTHIPGGRLAERYGGKWILGSAILLAAILTLLTPSAVRVGGPSALVAIRLLIGLCEGPTFPAVSAMLAQWVPEQERGFLGSCVLSGGEIGITLLQLVSGLVMAEQDWPVAFYVVGGGAVIWFAGFAMICYSKPDNCPYIKSEEKDYIKSQVSDTLICSAQDGNAMVTIPPPPWRSMLLSTPVWALISASMQHDWSRLELSQELQDVLQELKAQGSTMWDEVVASLTLTAPHIGNWVASLSTGSLSDFLISEGILSRTQTRRLMSWLVFFCGSMYMVYVKANFGQIWSCLAVGAYYAGIKLLPLDMSPNYAGTLMGLSNGLGSLPNLLMPYLKELEEQYAIVGSIRVALWLICASYISGDVQSYNQLGTHTPIAN; from the exons atgatttataatttgtatGATTATAATCATAGAAAAATGTATTCGATACAGGTAAAATTGCGGGCGTTCTTTAATT ATTTGTGTGTGCAGCAGCGTGTTATTCTCTGTTTCTTCAGTTTTCTGGCCATTATCAATGCGTATACCATGCGTTTGTGTTTGGATTTATCGTTGAATCGCATAGTTCTCGACTGCAAGGAAGAGCATGTAGatcaaaagaaaacaaaggaGAATTGGATATTGGATTTGGCCGTGGCAATAAATCAAACGGCATTTCTTTTGAGTTCTAGGCTAGCTGCTGGCAAGGAGGAAAAGCTGAAACCACAACTAGcacagcaccaacaacaacaacaacagttgGTGCCAATACCACACACAACAGGGCCTACTGGAATAAGCTGTGCGGAATTATGGTCACGACAGTCTCAGAGTTTGGTGATAATTTCCTTTTATGCCGGATATATGCTAACCCATATTCCGGGTGGTCGTTTGGCCGAGCGATATGGTGGCAAATGGATACTAGGCTCGGCAATACTCTTGGCTGCCATTTTAACACTTCTCACGCCCAGTGCAGTGCGTGTGGGTGGTCCTAGTGCCTTGGTGGCCATACGCCTACTCATTGGCCTGTGTGAAGGACCCACTTTTCCGGCTGTCTCCGCCATGCTGGCTCAGTGGGTGCCAGAGCAAGAGCGAGGGTTTCTGGGCAGTTGTGTTTTGAGTGGCGGAGAGATTGGCATCACATTGCTGCAACTTGTCAGTGGTCTGGTGATGGCGGAACAAGATTGGCCAGTGGCCTTCTATGTGGTTGGTGGTGGTGCAGTCATTTGGTTTGCCGGATTC GCCATGATCTGCTATAGCAAACCGGATAATTGTCCTTATATAAAGAGCGAAGAGAAAGACTATATCAAAAGTCAAGTTAGTGACACTTTAATATGCTCTGCACAGGATGGCAATGCAATGGTGACAATACCTCCGCCACCCTGGAGAAGCATGCTATTGAGTACCCCGGTGTGGGCATTGATTTCTGCCTCTATGCAACACGATTGGAGTCGGCTGGAGCTCTCACAGGAGTTGCAAGATGTGCTGCAGGAATTGAAGGCTCAGGGCAGCACAATGTGGGATGAGGTGGTCGCCTCTCTAACACTAACAGCTCCGCATATTGGCAACTGGGTGGCCTCCCTCTCCACTGGCAGCCTGAGTGATTTTCTCATCTCTGAGGGCATACTCAGTCGCACTCAAACACGTCGCCTAATGTCCTGGCTGGTTTTCTTCTGCGGTTCCATGTATATGGTGTATGTCAAGGCCAATTTCGGCCAAATCTGGAGTTGTCTAGCTGTGGGTGCCTACTATGCCGGCATTAAGCTTCTTCCTCTCGATATGAGCCCCAATTATGCTGGCACTTTAATGGGCCTCTCGAACGGCTTGGGCTCTTTGCCAAATCTTCTAATGCCATATCTGAAAGAGCTCGAAGAGCAATACGCCATAGTTGGTAGTATACGAGTTGCACTTTGGTTGATCTGTGCCAGCTATATATCCGGAGATGTTCAATCCTATAATCAATTGGGCACCCACACGCCAATTGCTAATTAA